Proteins found in one Zea mays cultivar B73 chromosome 1, Zm-B73-REFERENCE-NAM-5.0, whole genome shotgun sequence genomic segment:
- the LOC109943807 gene encoding type-1 glutamine synthetase 1: protein MGSSKDNFHGMSKTGEQFLAGVYHHLPSILAFTAPHPNSYDRIQPDTWSGAYLCWGKENREAPLRTACPPGVPLDLVSNFEIKSFDGCANPHLGLAAGIDGLRRHLKLPEPIESNPSDHSSKLKRLPQNLQESVE from the exons ATGGGGTCAAGTAAAGATAACTTTCATGGAATGTCAAAAACTGGAGAACAGTTCCTTGCTGGAGTGTATCATCACCTTCCGTCAATATTGGCATTTACCGCTCCTCACCCAAACAG CTACGACCGCATTCAGCCAGATACTTGGAGTGGAGCTTATCTATGCTGGGGGAAAGAGAACAGGGAGGCTCCATTAAGAACCGCATGCCCACCTGGTGTGCCTCTTGATTTAGTCAGCAACTTCGAGATCAAATCCTTCGATGGTTGCGCAAATCCGCACTTGGGTCTTGCTGCTGGCATCGATGGGCTAAGAAGACACCTTAAGTTACCTGAGCCAATTG AATCAAACCCTTCTGATCACTCTTCAAAACTGAAAAGGCTACCGCAGAACCTGCAGGAATCTGTAGAATAG